The following are from one region of the Cryptococcus deuterogattii R265 chromosome 8, complete sequence genome:
- a CDS encoding vacuolar protein-sorting-associated protein 4: MSNSNFLDKAIALVQKAIDEDVKQNYAEAYKQYQDALDYFMMAMKYEKNDKLKELIRKKFTEYLDRAEKLKEHIAKSEEKRSKAKVSAAGASAGSTAGGPDVKGDDGDDPEIKKMRQGLQGAILSESPNVKWEDVAGLAQAKEALKEAVILPIKFPQLFTGKRTPWRGILLYGPPGTGKSYLAKAVATEAKSTFFSVSSSDLVSKWMGESERLVKQLFQMAREQKPAIIFIDEIDSLTGARGEGESEASRRIKTEFLVQMNGVGNEETGVLVLGATNIPWQLDPAIKRRFEKRIYIPLPDIQARRRMFEINIGSTPHGLTPADFTHLAEQTDGYSGSDIAVIVRDALMQPVRKVLSATHFKEVEVDTPEGPQIKLTPCSPGAPSAIEKTWTDIESSELLEPLLGLKDFEKAITVNRPTVSTKDIEKHIQFTNESGGEGA; encoded by the exons ATGAGCAACTCAAATTTCCTAGAT AAAGCGATAGCTCTTGTGCAGAAAGCTATCGACGAAGATGTGAAGCAGAACTATGCC GAAGCATACAAGCAGTACCAGGATGCCCTCGACTATTTCATGATG GCCATGAAAT ACGAGAAGAACGATAAGCTCAAGGAGCTTATTCGCAAAAAATTTACCGAATACCTTGATCGAGCTGAGAAACTCAAGGAGCACATCGCCAAATCTGAAGAGAAACGATCGAAAGCGAAGGTATCCGCCGCCGGCGCATCTGCCGGTTCTACCGCCGGAGGACCCGACGTTAAGGGCGACGATGGTGATGATCCGGAGATCAAAAAGATGAGGCAGGGACTGCAGGGAGCCATTCTTAGCGAAAGCCCAAATGTTAAATGGGAGGATGTTGCGGGTTTGGCCCAAGCAAAGGAAGCGTTGAAGGAGGCCGTAATCTTGCCGATCAAGTTCCCTCAGCTATTCACTGGCAAGAGAACTCCTTGGAGAGGTATCTTGCTATACGGACCTCCAGGAACTGGTAAGAGTTATTTGGCAAAGGCGGTTGCTACAGAAGCGAAGAGTACATTCTTCTCAGTGTCTAGTAGTGATCTCGTTTCGAAGTGGATGGGTGAAAGTGAACG TCTGGTCAAGCAGCTTTTCCAAATGGCACGTGAACAAAAACccgccatcatcttcattgacGAAATCGACTCTCTCACAGGTGCAAGGGGCGAAGGGGAATCTGAAGCTTCGAGACGTATCAAGACGGAGTTCTTGGTCCAGATGAACGGAGTAGGGAATGAAGAGACCGGTGTTCTTGTGTTGGGTGCTACAAACATTCCCTGGCAGCTTGACCCGGCAATCAAGCGAAG GTTTGAGAAGCGAATATacattcctcttcctgacaTTCAGGCGCGTCGTAGGATGTTCGAAATTAACATTGGCTCCACTCCTCACGGTCTCACACCCGCCGACTTTACCCACCTTGCTGAACAAACCGATGGGTATTCTGGAAGTGATATTGCTGTGATTGTGAGAGATGCCTTGATGCAGCCTGTCAGAAAGGTGCTCTCTGCTACACATTTCAAGGAG GTGGAAGTCGACACCCCCGAAGGACCGCAAATAAAACTCACGCCTTGCTCTCCTGGTGCCCCTAGCGCTATTGAGAAAACTTGGACAGACATTGAATCCTCTGAATTGCTTGAGCCTCTTTTAGGCCTAAAGGACTTTGAGAAGGCAATCACAGTAAACAGGCCAACTGTGTCAACGAAGGATATTGAAAAGCATATACAGTTCACGAATGAGAGCG gtggagaaggggcaTAA